The genomic interval GACGAACTCGCCGACATCTCCGACGGGAAGACGGCGCCCGGCCTCGCTGCGGATATCGACCTCCCGGCGGCGGGCTACGACGCGGCCCGCGAACGGTACGACCAGTTCCTCGCCGACGGCATCGAGACGTACAACGACACCCGCGACGACATGAAAGCCGCCGTCGAACGCCCGGTCGGTGCCGTCTCCCGCATGTCGCCGTACCTCGCGGCCGGGATGATCGGCGTCCGCGAGGTCTGGAGAGACGCCAGCGACCGGAAGGCCGCGGTGACCGGCAGCGCACAGCGAAACGTCCAGAAGTACCGCTACGAACTCTCCTGGCGCGAGCAGAACTACCACCTGCTGTACTACAACCCGGACCTGCTGTCGACGAACTACAAGTCGTTCCCGAACCCTATCGCCTGGGAAAACGACCCCGACAACCTCGCCGCCTGGAAGCGCGGCGAGACCGGCTATCCGCTGGTCGACGCCGGGATGCGACAGTTGAATCAGGAGGGGTACGTCCACAACCGGCCGCGCCAGAACGTCGCCTCGTTCCTGACGAAACACCTCCTGACCGACTGGCGTGAGGGGCTGCGGTACTTCACGAAGCAACTGATCGATCACGACCCGGCGACCAACGCCGGCAACTGGCAGTGGATCGCCTCGACCGGTACCGACTCCGTGGACGTGCGAATCTTCGATCCCGTCTCTCAGATGAGCAAGTACGACGACGGCGCGGACTACGTCACCGAGTACGTGCCCGAACTGCGCGGCGTCGACCCCGCGAAGATCGTCGACTGGCCGACCCTCTCCGCTGGCGAACGCCACCAGCTGGCACCGGAGTATCCCGATCCGATCGTCGACCGCAACGCCGCCTACGACCGCGCACAGCGGGTGTTCGAGACGGCGCTGGGCAAGCGGTAGACGGAGACCGAAAGCACAACCCAGAGCAGCGCCCTGTGGGCTGCCGCTCAGAACGACCCGGGCAACACGTCGGGCTCGCCCGATCGGTAGATGTACTCGGCGGCGATGCCGGTCAGCGGCGAGTCCGCCGCCGTGGCGTACTCCTCGGCGAGATCGAGGTACTGCTCGGTGATGTCGAGGACGTGCCGGTAGCCCGCCTCGTCGTCGGGCGCCAGCAGGTACTCGGCGGTCACCGGCGTCAGTTGCCCCTCACGGCGGTCGTCCTCGTAGTCGTCGACATCGTCGAGCCAGATCTGTGCGCCGATGATCGCCAGCACGATCGACTTGGCGAAGGCCGGCTCGATGTCCAGCCCGGCGAGCCGATAGAGGTCGAGCATCCCGTCGTAGAGGACGCCGACGCGGGCGTACTGGGTCTTGCTGTAGGGGAGCGCTTTCTCCCGGTCGGTGAAGGTCGGCGGCTCCTCCTCGTAGTCGGCGAACTTGTACTCCGCGCGGATCGCCTCGACGGCGTCGGCGTCGCCGGCCTCGGCGTCGGTCATCAGTTCACGGAAGTAGTCGTCGCGGTCCTGGTGGGCCTCGCTGTAGTCGACGGCCCACTGGTAGGCCTCCTCGACGACCGGCGGCATCGATTCGAGCAGGCCATCGAGGTGGGACTGCAGGGCGCCCTGAGCCGTCTCGGCGACCCGGCGTATCTCCTCGTCGTCGGCGTCGAAGTCGACCTCGAAGTCTTCGAACTCGTCGTCGTTGATGGCGTCCCGCATGTCGCCGTCGATCAGCGCCTCGATCGAGAGGCGAGTCATCTGCTCGGCGCGGACGACCATCTCCCTGGGCGAGAGATTCTGTGCCGGCCCCTGTTCCAGCGCCGTCGCGTCGACATCCGGCACGCCGTCGGCGATCGTCTCGGTCACCGGGTCGCCGGGCGCTTGCCGCCGGGCGTTCCGATAGACGTACCCCAGGGTCAGTTGCGCCGGCAGGACGAGTTTCGTGTCGTAGTCGAACGCGACCGGGCGGCCGAACTCCGCTTCGAGGGCGTCCTCGACCCGGGCGTTCACGTCGGCGACCATCGCCTCGGTCCGGTCGTCGATCTCGGACTTCAGCGAGAGGCTGGCGTAGTCGAACACGCCGGTGTCGGCGTAGTACCCGAGCACCGCACGGAGGGCGGTCGGGAGACGGCGTCGATCCGCGAGCACACCGGCCACAGAGGTAAGTCCCATATCTCGTCTCCCCGCTTGCCCAGTCGTGTGGCTGGCGGCGCCTTTACCCTTTCGAGAGCCGCGCGAACCCACAGTATCTCGGTGGATTCAGCAAGGTTGATTACTGCGACGTGTAACCTCCGGTTATGAGCGAGCGCTTTGACGTGGTCATCGCGGGTGCGGGGCCAGCGGGGGCACAATGTGCCCGGGACCTGGCGAAGCGAGAGTACGACGTGCTGGTCCTGGAGACGGAGTCCGAGGACGAGTTCCCACGTCAGAGCAACAAGTCGACCGCCGGAACCTTCCCCTCTGCGATGACGGCGTTCAACATCCCGGACGAGGTGGTCATGAACTACACCGACGATGTCGTCCTGGAGTCCCCGAACGACCACTACGTCCGCAAACAGACCGGCGCCGTCCTGGAGTTCGCCGACTTCAAACGGTGGCTCGTCGCGGAAGGCCGCGAGAACGGCGCTACCTACCGGTTCGACGCCAGAGTCTCCGCGCCGATCATGGACGGCGGCGAGATCGTCGGCGTCCGGTACGCCGGCGACGAGGAAGTGTACGCCGACATCGTCGTCGACGCGACGGGCCCGGCGGCGCCGCTTGCCAAGAAGCTGGACGTGTGTGATCTCCAGCGGGATCACCAGGCGATCGGCATCGAGTACGAGTTCGAGAACATCCGGATCGATCACCCACACTACGCCGACCTCTCCGACTCGATGATGTTGCGCCTGGACCACGACCTCGCGCCGGGCGGCTACTCCTGGATCTTTCACACCGGCGCGGACACCGCCAAGGTCGGCCTCTGTTACATCCAGAACCAGGCCCACCGCGACAACGCCCGCGACGGGTGGGCCATCGACGACTACCTGGAGTACTGGCTCGACCGCGACCCCCGGTTCGAGGACGCCGTCCGCATCGAAGGCACGCAGGCCCACCGCGGATCGGCCCACATCCAGCCGCCCGAGTCGGTGAGCACGGACAACTTCATGGCGATCGGCGACACCGTCCCGACGATCGATCCGCTGTGGGGCGAGGGGATCCACAAGGGGATGAAGTCGGCCCGGGCCGCCGCCGCGACGGCCGACGCGGCGCTGACCCCCGACACGCCGGACACCGCCGCCGACTCGCTGGCCGTCTACGACCGGCTCTGGCACAGCGACGTAGCCCCGAACCAGCGCAAGCGCCTCACGATGACCGAACTGCTGTATCTGGCCCCCAACGAGCGCTACGACCGGCTGATGCGTGACCTCCACAGGAACGACTCGGACACGCTGACGGAGGTCAACAACGGCAATCTCCGCGCGATGACGGAGCTGTTCCACCTCTCTGACGCCCCGCTGCTGTGGGAGTACGCACGGCAGAAGCTCCCGCTCTGACCGCACCAGGACGGCAACCTTTTTTCCCGGCTGACCGAACTTCCGGTGATGACAACGCCTTCCGTCGGTGTCGTCGGCGACGAGTCCGTCGCGGAGCGACTCAGCGACGACGGCGTCGCGGTCGAGCGCCACGCCGACGGGACCGTCCCGGAGACGGAGACCGTCGTCGCCGTCGGCCAGGCGGCGCTGTCCGCGGTCGCCGACACTGACTCCGATCCGCTCGTGCTCCCGGTCGATGCCGGACGGGGCGTCCGGAGCGTGGCCCGGGAATCGATCACAGCGGCGGTACGCGGCCTCGACGGCGCCAGGACGGAGCGCCACTACACCCTGTCGATCACTCGCGGGGGGGAGTGTGTCGGCCGAACCGTCTGGGACACGACGCTCGTCACCGAGGACGCGGCCCGGATCTCCGAGTTCGCCATCACGACCCCGACAGACACGATCGACGCGTTCCGTGCCGACGGCGTCGTCGTCGCGACACCGGCCGGCTCGCCGGGCTACGCCCGCCGTGTCGGCGGCCCGGTTCTCGCCCCGTCACCGGTCGCCGTGGTCGCTCCGATCGCCCCGTTCGCGACGAATCCGGATCACTGGGTCGTCCCGGTCGACGAACTCACGCTCTCGGTCGAACGCGACGAGGCGACCGTCTCCCTGTTGGTCGACGACGACCGCGCCGGCACCGTCGCCCGGGGCGAGTCCGTGACACTATCGGAGAGCGATCCGATTCGCGTCGCCGTCGTCGCGGAGAGTCGCCCGCGGTTCGCCTGACGCGGCCCCGAGTGGAAAGACACTAATGGGATTCGGACTGAGACTCACGTATGCAGCCATCCGTCACGCTCTTCGGGCCACTCGATACCATCATGGGGAGCACCGCTCCCGGGGATGTCCTCGTCATCGAGTACGTCATCATGGCACTGGTGATCGGTAACCTCGTGACGCGGCAGTTGGCCCACAGACGACACACAAAACAGTACGAGGACGGCGGCGCCGACGCCCTCAGCCGCCATCCGGCACACACCGCGAGCAACCTCATCCTCATCCTCACCTCCTTCTACTACACGACCCTGGCCCACCACGGCGGGATGGTCATGTCGATGCTCGTCCTGGGCGCGGTCATCACCGACCTCTTCGAGTTCGAGGCTCGCAGGGTCGAGGCCCGCCGGGACATCCCGCTCGAACGGCCGAAGGGATCGATCTTCGCGGCGATGCTCGTCCTGCTGTACGCCGGCTACCAGAGCTTCTTCTGGGTCATCGCCGGCCCCTGGCAGTCCATCGTCTGAACGCGATCACCGCTGTTCTCCCGCGCTCCATCGCCGGCCAGCGACCCGCTCGGCGTACCGACGATAGCGGGCGTCGAGGGCTGGATCGACGCCAGTCTCCGACCGGCGCCGTTCGAGATGGTCCCCGCGTGGTGGCGTCTGTGCCTTCCTCACGGTGTCACCGACGGGGTCGGAACAGTTCGGTCGACCGTGTCGCTGCCGACGGTCGGAGGCGGTCCTGTCGGCTCGTCGATCGTGAAACGACAGTAAAAGCGGCTGTGACGGCGCTCAGGCCGATCGTTCGTCGAGATACTCGCGGAGTTCGTCGAACGCGGGGATGAGGACCCAGAAGGTGAGCGCGCCGAGGATCGCGAACCAGAAGAACACGTCACCCAGCATGAGCGCCACCTGGTCGAAGACGGTCGGGTTCTCCAGGGTGACCTCGCCGGTGAGCTGTGCCCCCTCGAAGCTCGGGGTCCGGTACCAGCCCGCGACGGTCATCCAGCCGAGCCCGCCGATCATGAGGATCCCGAAGCCCTTGATGAATTCGTCAGCCATTATCAGATGGTTCGGCAGCGTCGTCTTTAGACTTTCCCATCTCCTCGGTGCGAAAGCGCGTCGAGAACGCGTAGACGACAGTCCCGACGAGGATGAGGCCGATCCCGGCGATGGCGACCGGCGCGTCGATCTCGGAGACCGGTGCCGACGCTCTGTTGGTCGCCACGTCGACGAGGATGAACCCCCCGACGACCGCGAGGATGGCAAACAGCGTCGAGAACACCGTGACGGTCTTGTAGACGCGTACCGGGACGACGACATCCCGTCGGCCGTTGTCGCCGGTCTGGTCGTTCGTCATCAACCGCTCTACGGTCGGGAGCTACTTTACTGCGGCGAGACGGACTGTAAGGATCGGCGGCGGCTGGAGAAAACGGGCGACAGAGCAGTTACTTCGGTGGTCTGAGCCGGTAGTACCGGCGGTTGAGGTCGAACATGTACCCCTCCCGCATCGTCTTCAACACCGCGTAGGTGATCGTCGCACTGACGAACGGGAGCAGGAACGTCAGGTCGAACAGCAGGTTGGAGTCCATCGGGAGGAGGTTCTTGATCGACAGCGCCGCGATGGTCAGGCTGAAGATGACGCCGGACATCCCGACGGCGGCCCAGAACGGCTGCTCGACCGGGCGGCGCGCCGACCCCTTGTTGAGGAAGGGGACGATCGCGACGAACCCGACGACCACGACGTTCGCGAGCACCCCGTAGGTCCGGTCAGCCATCAGCTTCGAGCCGCCGAGGATCGAGAGGTCGGGGTTCAGCGGACCGAGTTTCAGCAGGCCAAAGGACCAGTAGAGATACCAGTCCGGCAGGATGATCGCCGGCGTCACCGACGAGTTCGCCGGGTTGGGCATCTCGGGCGGGAGCGCCGCCGAGACGAACAGGATCATCCCGACGAAGAAGCTCGTCAGCGCGAGGTTTCGCATCATCTCGTGGGGCCAGGCCGGGAACGCGAGCACGTCACGCTCGACGTAGTCGGACTCCTGGCGCAGGTCCTGATCCTCGCGCCGTGCGCGTTCGAAGTACTCGTAGGTCAGCCGGGAGAGCCCCTCGGTCCGTGTCTTGCGTTCGGACCACGTGGGAGTCTCGTCGTCCGGCGCGACGATGCCACCGCCCGAGCCGTCCGTGCGGACGTTCTCGGATTCCGTGTCTGTGTCGTTGTCGCTCATTGTATCAGTGTGGTTCCGCGATGCCCTGCATCCAGACGATGCCGATGTGGACGGCGATCACTGCCGTCGTGATGAACGGCAGGAAGAACACGTGCAGGATGTACATCCGTTGGAGTGTCGCCTGCGAGAGCGTGAACCCGCCGAACATCAGCTGTGCGACCCACTCGCCGATGAGCGGGATCGACAGCGACATCTCGACGCCGATCTGGCCGGCCCAGTACGACAGCTGACTCCACGGCAGCAGGTAGCCCGTGTACCCGAACACCAGCGTCAGCGAGATCAGCACGATCCCGATGAGCCAGTTCAGCTCGCGCGGTTCCTTGTACGCACCCGTGAAGTAGACACGGAGCATGTGCAGGAACACGGCCGCGACCATGATCTGGGCGGCCCAGCGGTGGACCGACCGCAGGAAGTACCCGAGGTTGAGCTGGCCCATGATTATCAGCACCGAATCGTACGCCACGGTCGGCGAGCCGTCGGCGGCTGCCGCCGCGGGCGCGTAGTAGAACCCGAGCAACGCGCCCGAGATCGCCGCGACGATGTACGCCACCGTCGAGAACGAGCCGAGCGCGTACAACGGGTACCAGTACCAGAACTTGTTGTCGAGGTTGTACTGCTCGGTGTGGCTCTTGGGCATCTGCATGTTGACCTTGTAGTAGAGATCCTCCAGGATCTCCAGGTAGTCAACGACCCGGAGCCGTTTGTCGAGCCAGATGAGTGCGGTCAGGTACACCGTCTCGATGGGCGAGAGGTCCCGCTTTTTCATCCACCCTTTGTGGTCGTGTTCGTCTTTGCGTTCTAGGCTCATTGTTACTCAGTTTGTGGGGGGCGTGGCAGTGCCACGAACGTTGACTGGACTGGGCTGAACGGGTTGTACACAGATTGGTGGCACTGACAATAAATCCTGTCCGCGGCGCCGAAGTTCGCACTCCCCGAGTACGCCTTGAACCCTGGGACACAGCAGAAGTGCGTACACTTGTTCAGCCACGCGATGAAGCCGTCGGCGGTCGCTGCCGAGACGAAGTCCTGGACCGTACCCGGCAGTTCACTGTATTTCCCCTCGCCGTTCGCCATCCGTTCGACTTCGACGGACCGGATCAGCTGAATGGGGATCGTCGACACGTCGCCGTCCGAACGCCAGGTCGCGCTTGCCGGCTTCCCGACACCGGACCGGCCGATGCCGTTGCCCCAGTCCTCGTAGTCCGAGAACATGTCGACGGTCAGGGGCGCGCCGCTCTCGTACTCGCTCTGCCACGAGAACGTCCCGGAGCTGTTTCGGAACGTGTTGTCCTGGTCTGCCTGCGGATAGATCCCTTCGACGGACTGCATCCCGCAGTACTGGAACCACGCCGAGGAGTAATCGACGCCGCTGCCACCGAAGTCGCGGGTGATCGCGACGCCGGCGTCCTCGTCGTACTCCGGCCAGATGCCTTTGAGCTGCCCGCCGTCGATCTCAAGCGGGATGATCGGCATCCCGCGGGGCGCCGGACCGTCTGTGTTCTCGACTGCGACGAACTGTGTCGTCCCGCCACCTTCACCGGCCGCGTCCGTGGTCGCGTCGACGGCCGCGAGCCCGCCAGCGCCGACGCTGGAGAGGGCTGCACTGCCGACGACGCCTTTCACGAACCGACGACGGCCGGTTTCGGCGGGGTATTTGTCTTCGTCTAGTGGCATGTTACTTCTTGTAGTAGGGGTAGACTGCGCGTTTGATCGTGTCGACAAGCTGTTCCTCGTCGAGGGCGGTCGTCCCGTCGACATCCTCCTGCCGGATGTAGAGGTCCTCCCACTTGCGGCGGCGCTTCTTGACGATCATCACGTCGGGGAGGAACTCCTTGCGGTACAGCAGCATGATGAAGGCCAGATCCAGGAAGATGACCGTCAGGACGCCACCCAGGAACATGTTGGCCTCGATGAGCCTGACCGTCAGCGTCGTCCCGATGCCGGAGGCCCACCCGGCCAGCATGCCGTAGGTGAACAGGCCGACGAAAAAGACCTGGATGATCGTCAGGAGGACGATCCCGACCGCCGCTGCGGTGCTCTCTCGGGGCGGTTCGTAGCGGTGGATATCACCGTACGTAGAGCCTTCCGAGGCCATCAGTTGTTCCCTCCGCTGGTGTGGGGCGACTCACCGTACTTCAGCATGAAGAAGGTGAACACGAGCGGGAGAAAGACGGCCAGTCCGGCGCCGATTCCGACGAAGTGGGGCTGGATCGGCACGCCCGCGTAGTGGGGGTCGACTTCGACCGGGCCGCCACTACTGAGGGTCACGGTCGGGTAGTCCTCGCCGACGACGATGGCACCTTTCATCTGGAGCCCCTCGTGGGGAACACAGTAGTACGTGTAGATGCCGTCTTCCTCGAAGGTGTGCTCGTAGTTGACACCGGCCGAAGACACCGCGTCGCCCGAGTTGAGCGTGTCGCCGTTGGCCTGGACAACGTTGTGGCCACCGCCGTCACCGGTCCACTCCCACTGGACCGTCGCGCCGTTGTCCACGTGGACTGCCGGCGGGCCGAACCCGTAGGCACCACCGTTGGCCTGGACACCGACCTCGACCGTCACCGTGTCCTGGCCGGTCGCGTCGACGGTGCTTGCCGGTCCGCCGAAGTTCCCGACTTGGTCGAGGTAGCCGCCGTAGTCCGGGACCGTCTGGCCACCGCTGCCGCCCTCTTCCTGGGCGGCGGCCGAACCGGTGGCGCTGAGGGCAGCCGCTGTCCCGGCGGCGCCCCCTGCGGTCCGGACGAACTCCCGTCTGTTCATGTACACGTGGGGGTCGGGACTGAGTTTGTATAAACCCACCGAATACACCCGCTTGCGGTGTCACGCCCCCGCTTCGTCGTTCGAATCCGCGTCGGATCGTTCCCCGTCATATTCGGGTTCGATCTCGGGAACGAAATCCGGGCGCTCCCCGTCCTCCAGGCCGATCGCGCGCAACCGGTCGCGGTACTCCTCGGCCCGGAACTTATCGGAGAGGCGCGCGTTAGCGACGGTGAAAAACAGGACGAGCGCGACGCCGACGAAGGCGAACCCCGCGACGAACAGCAACGCGATGCTGGTCCCGGCGTCACCGATGACGCCCGCGGTCGCCAGCCCCCCGCCCACGATGAGGACGAGTCCGGCGAGCAGTTGGGCACCGGCGATGGCCTGCAGCATCCAGTTGCCCAGTTCACCGCCGCCTTCGGGGACCGCCTCGGGTTCGGGCAGCGGGTTCCGTGGGACCTCCTCGGGAACCTCGTAGGAGTCCATCGAGCACAGCGCGACGGTCGGTTTCACGTCCCGGAGAACCGTCCCCTCGCCCTCGATGCTCCCGTCGGGATAGACGATAGCGTACCCCTCGTCGGAGTACGCCAGGATCCGGGGCGGTTCCTCGTGGCGCTCGATCCGGGCGAACACGTCCCTGTTTGCGACCCGGGTGAGCAGGTCACGTTCGACCCGGTCCAGCAGTTCGTCGTCGGTGATCCAGGTCTCGGCGTCGAAGGCGGCCTCCCACTCCTCGGCGGACATCTCCGCCATGTCCGCCGGGCCGAAGTCGTCGAAGTCGTACTTCTGTTCGACCTGCTCGCGGAGCGTCTCCATCTCCGCGTCCGCGGCGTTGGGGTCCGTGTCCCCGTCCCGCTCGCTCTGGTTGTCCGACTCCGACGGCGACTCGTCGGCTGTCTCGTCCGGGACGGAGACCCGCTCGCCCACGCCAGCGTCGTCGGAGGCGGTCGAATCCGGGTCGGCCATTGCCCGACGGTAGGGTCCGCACGGTCTTACACTTTCTGACCTCCGCCATCCGGCACGTTTTAGCACACCCTGTCCTAACCCCCGCCCATGGTCTCTGACGGGGTCGTCGCCACGGTCGTCCTCGCGTCGGTGACGCTGAGTTTCCCCTGTTTCGTCTACGGCGCGTACTACATCATCGAGACCGAGCCGGTCACCTGGGACGTACTGCTCCACCACCTGAAGTTCGTCGTCACCGGGCTGGTCCTGACGACGGTGCCGATGGTCACGTGGATGATGCCCAGACTCCCCGACCAACTCGGCGGCGTGTCGGCGGTCCACGCCTATCTCGGCCTGCAGGCGTACGCCCTGCTCGCTTTCGGCGGGACCGGCATCGT from Haloarcula pelagica carries:
- a CDS encoding cryptochrome/photolyase family protein; translation: MNVFWHQRDLRLPDNRGLALAANDGPVVPVYVVDTDILKKVGKRQRAFFMQGVRAVKRAYRDRGSDLLVRSGDPAELLAAVVDEYDADRVVYNEHYRPARRNRQRRVDDAVTTKSVTDLLLVDPERLTPRYENHSRFYDDWQAEHKLPPADTPTADELADISDGKTAPGLAADIDLPAAGYDAARERYDQFLADGIETYNDTRDDMKAAVERPVGAVSRMSPYLAAGMIGVREVWRDASDRKAAVTGSAQRNVQKYRYELSWREQNYHLLYYNPDLLSTNYKSFPNPIAWENDPDNLAAWKRGETGYPLVDAGMRQLNQEGYVHNRPRQNVASFLTKHLLTDWREGLRYFTKQLIDHDPATNAGNWQWIASTGTDSVDVRIFDPVSQMSKYDDGADYVTEYVPELRGVDPAKIVDWPTLSAGERHQLAPEYPDPIVDRNAAYDRAQRVFETALGKR
- a CDS encoding digeranylgeranylglycerophospholipid reductase; its protein translation is MSERFDVVIAGAGPAGAQCARDLAKREYDVLVLETESEDEFPRQSNKSTAGTFPSAMTAFNIPDEVVMNYTDDVVLESPNDHYVRKQTGAVLEFADFKRWLVAEGRENGATYRFDARVSAPIMDGGEIVGVRYAGDEEVYADIVVDATGPAAPLAKKLDVCDLQRDHQAIGIEYEFENIRIDHPHYADLSDSMMLRLDHDLAPGGYSWIFHTGADTAKVGLCYIQNQAHRDNARDGWAIDDYLEYWLDRDPRFEDAVRIEGTQAHRGSAHIQPPESVSTDNFMAIGDTVPTIDPLWGEGIHKGMKSARAAAATADAALTPDTPDTAADSLAVYDRLWHSDVAPNQRKRLTMTELLYLAPNERYDRLMRDLHRNDSDTLTEVNNGNLRAMTELFHLSDAPLLWEYARQKLPL
- a CDS encoding ATP-NAD kinase; its protein translation is MTTPSVGVVGDESVAERLSDDGVAVERHADGTVPETETVVAVGQAALSAVADTDSDPLVLPVDAGRGVRSVARESITAAVRGLDGARTERHYTLSITRGGECVGRTVWDTTLVTEDAARISEFAITTPTDTIDAFRADGVVVATPAGSPGYARRVGGPVLAPSPVAVVAPIAPFATNPDHWVVPVDELTLSVERDEATVSLLVDDDRAGTVARGESVTLSESDPIRVAVVAESRPRFA
- a CDS encoding DUF7313 family protein gives rise to the protein MQPSVTLFGPLDTIMGSTAPGDVLVIEYVIMALVIGNLVTRQLAHRRHTKQYEDGGADALSRHPAHTASNLILILTSFYYTTLAHHGGMVMSMLVLGAVITDLFEFEARRVEARRDIPLERPKGSIFAAMLVLLYAGYQSFFWVIAGPWQSIV
- a CDS encoding DUF7314 family protein, producing MADEFIKGFGILMIGGLGWMTVAGWYRTPSFEGAQLTGEVTLENPTVFDQVALMLGDVFFWFAILGALTFWVLIPAFDELREYLDERSA
- a CDS encoding DUF7315 family membrane protein; this translates as MTNDQTGDNGRRDVVVPVRVYKTVTVFSTLFAILAVVGGFILVDVATNRASAPVSEIDAPVAIAGIGLILVGTVVYAFSTRFRTEEMGKSKDDAAEPSDNG
- a CDS encoding cytochrome bc complex cytochrome b subunit, which translates into the protein MSDNDTDTESENVRTDGSGGGIVAPDDETPTWSERKTRTEGLSRLTYEYFERARREDQDLRQESDYVERDVLAFPAWPHEMMRNLALTSFFVGMILFVSAALPPEMPNPANSSVTPAIILPDWYLYWSFGLLKLGPLNPDLSILGGSKLMADRTYGVLANVVVVGFVAIVPFLNKGSARRPVEQPFWAAVGMSGVIFSLTIAALSIKNLLPMDSNLLFDLTFLLPFVSATITYAVLKTMREGYMFDLNRRYYRLRPPK
- a CDS encoding cytochrome b translates to MSLERKDEHDHKGWMKKRDLSPIETVYLTALIWLDKRLRVVDYLEILEDLYYKVNMQMPKSHTEQYNLDNKFWYWYPLYALGSFSTVAYIVAAISGALLGFYYAPAAAAADGSPTVAYDSVLIIMGQLNLGYFLRSVHRWAAQIMVAAVFLHMLRVYFTGAYKEPRELNWLIGIVLISLTLVFGYTGYLLPWSQLSYWAGQIGVEMSLSIPLIGEWVAQLMFGGFTLSQATLQRMYILHVFFLPFITTAVIAVHIGIVWMQGIAEPH
- a CDS encoding ubiquinol-cytochrome c reductase iron-sulfur subunit, with translation MPLDEDKYPAETGRRRFVKGVVGSAALSSVGAGGLAAVDATTDAAGEGGGTTQFVAVENTDGPAPRGMPIIPLEIDGGQLKGIWPEYDEDAGVAITRDFGGSGVDYSSAWFQYCGMQSVEGIYPQADQDNTFRNSSGTFSWQSEYESGAPLTVDMFSDYEDWGNGIGRSGVGKPASATWRSDGDVSTIPIQLIRSVEVERMANGEGKYSELPGTVQDFVSAATADGFIAWLNKCTHFCCVPGFKAYSGSANFGAADRIYCQCHQSVYNPFSPVQSTFVALPRPPQTE
- a CDS encoding DUF7318 family protein, whose translation is MASEGSTYGDIHRYEPPRESTAAAVGIVLLTIIQVFFVGLFTYGMLAGWASGIGTTLTVRLIEANMFLGGVLTVIFLDLAFIMLLYRKEFLPDVMIVKKRRRKWEDLYIRQEDVDGTTALDEEQLVDTIKRAVYPYYKK
- a CDS encoding halocyanin domain-containing protein, encoding MNRREFVRTAGGAAGTAAALSATGSAAAQEEGGSGGQTVPDYGGYLDQVGNFGGPASTVDATGQDTVTVEVGVQANGGAYGFGPPAVHVDNGATVQWEWTGDGGGHNVVQANGDTLNSGDAVSSAGVNYEHTFEEDGIYTYYCVPHEGLQMKGAIVVGEDYPTVTLSSGGPVEVDPHYAGVPIQPHFVGIGAGLAVFLPLVFTFFMLKYGESPHTSGGNN
- a CDS encoding DUF7319 domain-containing protein, with the translated sequence MADPDSTASDDAGVGERVSVPDETADESPSESDNQSERDGDTDPNAADAEMETLREQVEQKYDFDDFGPADMAEMSAEEWEAAFDAETWITDDELLDRVERDLLTRVANRDVFARIERHEEPPRILAYSDEGYAIVYPDGSIEGEGTVLRDVKPTVALCSMDSYEVPEEVPRNPLPEPEAVPEGGGELGNWMLQAIAGAQLLAGLVLIVGGGLATAGVIGDAGTSIALLFVAGFAFVGVALVLFFTVANARLSDKFRAEEYRDRLRAIGLEDGERPDFVPEIEPEYDGERSDADSNDEAGA
- a CDS encoding DUF7321 family protein — encoded protein: MVSDGVVATVVLASVTLSFPCFVYGAYYIIETEPVTWDVLLHHLKFVVTGLVLTTVPMVTWMMPRLPDQLGGVSAVHAYLGLQAYALLAFGGTGIVRIFRAKKEHDLYNDYDEDLLLDEIGGETMDHWRSRLRIGVFGYVIFWMLAYVVGLARYVLRYAV